The following coding sequences are from one Oncorhynchus clarkii lewisi isolate Uvic-CL-2024 chromosome 20, UVic_Ocla_1.0, whole genome shotgun sequence window:
- the LOC139375847 gene encoding GTPase IMAP family member 8-like: MADAASFRDEVSNPKALRRNSVELLPPKMSESPTELRIVLLGKNGSKKSAVGNVILDRGAFDPNYVHNHCERARGQVEDKHIAVINTPDLFDPHISLDKLSEELRWCVTLSDPGPHVFLLVLQPEEFTQEEGDRIRKILDTLSDRSFDYSMVLTTHEDKRGHMDEDHPLNQMVRACRGRQHLSDRTQLIADVDKIVKENGGDYLTCDVFEDTSGMVQGKEEKHRSKTDGSLKSSSEEELGKDVLEQGESAQLDKWENIREIVSSLRILLLGKNDDKKSTVGNMILQKEAFRPAPFFNYKQQCESASGKVNGKSVTVVKTPDFFASPLTVRSLMQEMEKCKSLSAPGPHGVLLVLKPEKFTEENRNTFKLILSIFGKEAFKYSMVIITHEGVTGNPHLRQMIEECGGRHHEMYKQGCDHKKLNQKIEKMVEENEWRYLTSNEETTHDTMTPKAQRLNVVLCGRRGAGKTSIANAILGQTESSPKSSSSSVCVKREGEVCGRPVTLIELPALFGTHLTQEEVMRDTFHCVSLCDSGVHAFLMVVPLGPITDEDRGELETIQKILSSRVNDFVMVLFRQDNIPVDKTAVDFVEQNADTKQLIKICGGRYKIFDASKIENAKQTTELVTEIIKMMDQNRTCYTLYMYMEAKHQSELEEKNRRIKDLEEIIRNTSQGAEMECSSTECIRVVLIGKTGNGKSASANTILGRDEFESKISSNSTTTVCKKAVGKVDGRTVSVVDTPGLFDTTLSNKDVQQEIVKCVSLSAPGPHVFIIVLKIGTITQEELNALDLIEKTFGPRAGMFCLVLFTRGDDLGTMLIQDYIGESKIAKLQKLIRDCGGRFHVFNNKDNNNRTQVNKLLKKINEMVSMNKGSFYTNEMFQEAETAIKQKQEAILKEREAEIKADMEKLKVSHETDMEKMKSKLEEERLKVQEERQLRENMLREREEAIRKEHGDKEKAEKKERELEDKKKKEDEKLKKDMGHRKRKDGKRDKNSGNNV; this comes from the exons ATGGCGGACGCTGCATCATTCAGAGACGAAG TCTCGAATCCAAAGGCCCTGAGACGCAACAGTGTGGAACTATTGCCCCCAAAGA TGTCTGAAAGTCCTACAGAGCTAAGGATTGTGCTGCTCGGCAAGAATGGCTCTAAGAAGAGTGCTGTTGGGAACGTCATCCTGGACAGAGGGGCATTTGACCCCAACTATGTACACAACCACTGTGAGAGAGCCAGGGGTCAGGTGGAGGACAAACACATAGCTGTGATCAACACTCCAGACCTGTTTGACCCTCACATCTCACTTGACAAACTCTCAGAGGAACTGCGTTGGTGTGTCACTCTGTCTGACCCGGGACCTCATGTGTTCCTGTTGGTGCTGCAGCCTGAGGAgttcacacaggaagagggagacagaaTCAGGAAGATCCTAGACACCCTCAGTGACCGGTCCTTTGACTACTCAATGGTACTGACAACTCATGAAGACAAGAGGGGACACATGGATGAGGATCACCCTCTGAATCAGATGGTCAGAGCCTGTAGAGGGAGGCAGCACCTCAGTGACCGCACTCAACTTATAGCAGATGTTGACAAGATTGTAAAGGAGAATGGAGGAGACTATCTCACCTGTGATGTATTTGAAGATACAAGTGGCATGGTACAAGGGAAAGAGGAAAAACACAGGAGTAAAACTGATGGAAGTCTCAAATCTTCCTCTGAGGAAGAACTTGGAAAGGATGTTTTGGAACAAGGTGAATCAGCACAACTGGACAAATGGGAGAACATTAGAGAAATTG TGTCTTCACTCAGGATTCTGCTTCTGGGGAAGAATGATGACAAGAAGAGTACAGTGGGTAACATGATCCTACAGAAAGAGGCTTTTAGGCCTGCTCCTTTCTTCAACTATAAACAGCAATGTGAGTCAGCCAGTGGGAAGGTGAATGGCAAGTCTGTTACTGTTGTAAAGACTCCAGACTTCTTTGCTTCACCTCTGACTGTGCGGTCCCTGATGCAGGAGATGGAGAAATGTaagtctctctctgctcctggGCCTCATGGGGTCCTGCTGGTGTTGAAGCCTGAGAAGttcacagaggagaacagaaacaCATTCAAGTTGATCCTGAGCATATTTGGTAAAGAGGCCTTCAAGTACTCAATGGTGATTATTACTCACGAGGGAGTCACAGGAAATCCTCATCTGAGACAAATGATTGAAGAATGTGGAGGAAGGCATCATGAAATGTACAAACAAGGCTGTGACCACAAAAAGTTAAATCAAAAGATAGAAAAGATGGTAGAGGAGAATGAATGGAGATACCTCACCTCCAATGAAGAGACGACACATGATACCATGACACCAAAGGCTCAGAGACTGAACGTGGTGCTGTGTGGCAGAAGAGGAGCTGGGAAGACTTCTATAGCCAATGCCATACTGGGTCAGACAGAGTCCAGTCCAAAGTCCAGCTCCTCCTCAGTGTGtgtgaagagagaaggagaggtgtgtGGTCGGCCGGTCACCCTCATCGAGCTGCCTGCTCTGTTTGGAACACATCTCACTCAGGAGGAAGTGATGCGTGATACTttccactgtgtctctctctgtgactctggAGTCCATGCTTTCCTCATGGTCGTACCTTTGGGTCCAATCACTGATGAAGACAGAGGAGAGTTGGAGACCATCCAGAAGATTCTCAGCTCACGAGTCAATGACTTTGTCATGGTCCTGTTTAGACAGGATAACATTCCAGTCGATAAAACTGCAGTTGACTTTGTGGAACAAAATGCAGACACAAAGCAACTGATCAAGATATGCGGAGGGCGGTATAAAATCTTTGATGCTTCAAAGATTGAGAACGCTAAGCAGACAACAGAACTTGTAACAGAAATAATCAAAATGATGGATCAGAACAGAACCTGCTACACTCTGTACATGTACATGGAGGCTAAACACCAATCAGAACTGGAGGAAAAGAACAGAAGAATCAAGGATTTAGAGGAGATAATCAGGAACACGTCACAAG GTGCTGAAATGGAGTGTTCCAGCACAGAGTGCATAAGGGTGGTGCTGATTGGGAAAACTGGCAACGGGAAGAGCGCCTCTGCAAACACTATCCTGGGCAGAGATGAATTTGAGTCTAAAATCAGCAGTAATTCTACGACAACAGTTTGCAAGAAGGCAGTCGGCAAAGTTGATGGAAGAACAGTTTCTGTGGTGGACACACCTGGTCTTTTTGACACAACGTTGTCTAATAAAGATGTTCAGCAAGAGATAGTGAAATGTGTTTCCCTGTCAGCTCCTGGACCccatgtgtttatcatagtgttaaAAATCGGGACAATAACACAAGAGGAGCTGAACGCTTTGGACCTCATAGAGAAAACCTTTGGTCCACGGGCAGGAATGTTCTGCTTAGTTCTGTTTACTAGAGGAGATGACTTGGGAACAATGTTGATTCAAGATTACATTGGGGAAAGCAAGATTGCCAAACTGCAAAAATTGATCAGAGATTGTGGAGGGAGATTCCATGTCTTCAACAACAAGGACAACAATAACCGCACACAGGTCAATAAGCTTCTTAAGAAGATTAATGAAATGGTGTCCATGAACAAGGGCAGTTTCTATACCAATGAGATGTTCCAGGAGGCAGAGACCGCCATTAAACAAAAACAGGAAGCAatactgaaggagagagaggcggagataAAGGCTGACATGGAGAAACTGAAGGTCAGCCATGAAACAGACATGGAAAAGATGAAGTCAAAGTTGGAAGAGGAGAGATTGAAAGTTCAGGAGGAAAGACAGCTGAGAGAAaacatgttgagagagagagaggaagctatTCGAAAAGAGCATGGAGACAAGGAGAAAgcagagaagaaagaaagagagttggaggacaaaaaaaagaaagaagatgAAAAGTTGAAAAAAGATATGGGACACAGAAAAAGAAAAGATGGAAAAAGAGATAAAAACTCAGGAAATaatgtttaa